One stretch of Deinococcus taeanensis DNA includes these proteins:
- a CDS encoding ABC transporter permease: MTAALTTAAPAPAPARRRVPKPTLLIGLALLLVLLGAALFPAPLAPFSPTDFDYEAILQGPTARHPLGTDNFGRDVLSRVIYGTRIDLQIALFTTLFPFVFGTLLGALTGYAGRWSDALVGRLADLVVVFPFLVLVIAIVAVLGPGLTNMYVAVSAVGWVSYWRLTRGEVMTQKKAEYAQAGRVLGYSPTRILLRHLLPNAVTPAVVYLMTDMSLGILLGASLGYLGLGAQPPTPEWGVMVADGKNFMATAWWISTFPGLALTLAGVTFSLIGDGLADALRPRA, translated from the coding sequence GTGACCGCCGCCCTGACCACCGCGGCGCCCGCGCCGGCCCCCGCCCGCCGGAGGGTGCCCAAACCCACCCTGCTGATCGGGCTGGCGCTGCTGCTGGTCCTGCTGGGCGCCGCGCTGTTTCCCGCGCCGCTCGCGCCGTTCAGTCCCACCGACTTCGACTACGAGGCCATCTTGCAGGGCCCCACCGCCCGGCATCCCCTCGGCACCGACAATTTCGGTCGGGACGTGCTCAGCCGCGTGATCTACGGCACCCGCATCGACCTGCAGATCGCGCTGTTCACCACCCTGTTCCCGTTCGTGTTCGGCACGCTGCTCGGCGCGCTGACCGGCTACGCCGGGCGCTGGAGTGACGCCCTGGTCGGCCGCCTCGCGGACCTCGTGGTCGTCTTTCCGTTCCTGGTACTGGTCATCGCCATCGTGGCGGTCCTCGGGCCGGGCCTGACGAACATGTACGTCGCCGTGAGCGCCGTCGGCTGGGTCAGCTACTGGCGCCTCACCCGCGGCGAGGTCATGACCCAGAAGAAAGCCGAGTACGCGCAGGCCGGCCGGGTGCTGGGCTACAGCCCCACGCGCATTCTCCTGCGCCACCTGCTGCCCAACGCCGTGACGCCCGCCGTCGTGTACCTGATGACCGACATGAGCCTGGGCATCCTGCTCGGCGCCTCGCTCGGCTACCTCGGCCTGGGCGCGCAGCCGCCCACACCGGAATGGGGCGTGATGGTTGCCGACGGCAAGAACTTCATGGCCACCGCCTGGTGGATCAGCACCTTCCCCGGGCTGGCCCTGACGCTGGCCGGCGTGACCTTCAGCCTGATCGGCGACGGCCTCGCCGACGCCCTGAGGCCGCGCGCATGA
- a CDS encoding ABC transporter permease — protein MHSNYVLKRLLQIIPTFLAVMLVVFLLVRLLPGDPASAILGDRATEEIVARTNRQLGLDRPLPVQFGLFVLNLLQGNLGESITLKIPVLRLIGERLPVTLFLTVYAAALGLLLAVPLAVLAAVRRNTWVDALIRGVFQVGLSLPVFYVALQLLTLLGARLGWFPIGGYGTSVPEHFYHLFLPALTLGLNLAAVLVRTLRNSVIEVITAEYVDFARAKGLRAGVIMTRHVLRNALIPTVTLLGLNIGALIGGAVITETVFAIPGVGRLMVDAIFGRDYPVIQGLTLTFAVLVSLVFLMTDLIHARLDPRTELS, from the coding sequence ATGCACAGCAACTACGTCCTCAAACGCCTGCTTCAGATCATCCCGACCTTCCTGGCCGTGATGCTGGTCGTGTTCCTGCTGGTGCGGCTGCTGCCGGGCGATCCGGCCAGCGCCATTCTCGGCGACCGCGCCACCGAGGAGATCGTGGCGCGCACCAACCGCCAGCTGGGCCTGGACCGCCCGCTGCCGGTGCAGTTCGGCCTGTTCGTGCTCAACCTGCTGCAGGGCAACCTCGGCGAGAGCATCACCCTGAAGATTCCCGTGCTGCGCCTGATCGGCGAGCGCCTGCCGGTCACGCTGTTTCTCACGGTGTACGCCGCCGCGCTGGGCCTGCTGCTCGCCGTGCCGCTCGCGGTGCTCGCGGCCGTGCGCCGCAACACCTGGGTGGACGCCCTGATCCGCGGCGTGTTCCAGGTGGGCCTGTCGCTGCCGGTGTTCTACGTGGCGCTGCAGCTGCTGACCCTGCTGGGCGCCCGCCTGGGCTGGTTCCCGATCGGCGGCTACGGCACCAGCGTGCCCGAGCACTTCTACCACCTGTTCCTGCCGGCGCTGACGCTGGGCCTGAACCTCGCGGCGGTGCTGGTCCGGACCCTGCGCAACAGCGTCATCGAGGTGATCACCGCCGAGTACGTGGACTTCGCCCGCGCCAAGGGCCTGCGCGCCGGCGTGATCATGACCCGGCACGTGCTGCGCAACGCCCTGATTCCCACCGTCACGCTGCTGGGCCTGAACATCGGCGCGCTGATCGGCGGGGCCGTGATCACCGAAACCGTATTCGCCATTCCCGGCGTGGGCCGCCTGATGGTGGACGCGATCTTCGGCCGGGACTACCCGGTGATTCAGGGCCTGACCCTGACCTTCGCCGTGCTCGTCTCCCTGGTGTTCCTGATGACCGACCTGATCCACGCCCGCCTCGACCCCCGGACGGAACTGTCGTGA
- a CDS encoding ABC transporter substrate-binding protein, with protein MKRLTRASLTLVAALTCSQALAVTRGGQLVYGRYADSLFLDPVLNDANLDIWILTNLYDTLLQPTNDGKGVQPGLASRFVVSKDGKAMTLTLRPGLKFADGSPLTAQDVKWSLDRARQPDAGAWSSSLASISSITASGTTVTLNLKTPDPTLPAALATFNAAIMPQKLFTAAPGKNDAEKAKAFAEKPIGSGPFVLSEWKRGSYMVLKRNPYYWKKGEDGKALPYLDSVRFEIIPDDNTRILKLQAGELQGAEFIPLSRVAELKANPRVNMTLFPSTKVNNILMNNRPTLKDGTVNPLSDVKVRQALNYATNKQALIQVVTYGTGKEMKSYMSSTTPLFDASQKGYPYDLAKAKALLAASKFKNGFDVTVLATSGSADDLALLTALQQMWSAVGVRLKIEQLDAATKTARYRANDFQMRTAAWTNDINDPSQITSYYALYSNIESVHTGFRSAEIDKLFAQSQQETSRVKRASQYRTIQSLYLNAAPIVYLYETPYPVALAKNVRGFVQIPLGNNIFAGASLEK; from the coding sequence ATGAAGCGACTGACCCGTGCATCCCTGACCCTCGTGGCCGCCCTGACCTGCAGCCAGGCCCTGGCCGTGACCCGAGGCGGCCAACTCGTGTACGGCCGGTACGCCGATTCCCTGTTCCTCGACCCGGTGCTGAACGACGCGAACCTCGACATCTGGATCCTGACCAACCTTTACGACACCCTGCTGCAGCCCACCAACGACGGCAAGGGTGTGCAGCCGGGCCTCGCGAGCCGCTTCGTGGTGTCCAAGGACGGCAAGGCAATGACGCTCACCCTGCGCCCAGGCCTGAAATTCGCCGACGGCAGCCCACTGACCGCCCAGGACGTCAAATGGTCCCTCGACCGGGCCCGCCAGCCGGACGCCGGGGCGTGGAGCAGCTCCCTCGCGAGCATCAGTTCCATCACCGCCAGCGGCACCACCGTCACGCTGAACCTCAAGACCCCCGACCCCACCCTGCCCGCCGCGCTCGCGACCTTCAACGCCGCGATCATGCCGCAGAAGCTGTTCACGGCCGCGCCCGGCAAGAATGACGCCGAGAAGGCCAAAGCCTTCGCGGAAAAGCCCATCGGCTCGGGACCGTTCGTGCTCAGCGAATGGAAACGTGGGTCGTACATGGTTCTCAAACGCAATCCCTACTACTGGAAGAAAGGCGAGGACGGCAAGGCCCTGCCGTACCTCGACAGCGTGCGCTTCGAGATCATCCCCGACGACAACACCCGCATCCTGAAACTGCAGGCCGGGGAACTCCAGGGCGCGGAATTCATTCCGCTCAGCCGCGTGGCGGAACTCAAGGCCAACCCGCGGGTCAACATGACACTGTTTCCCTCCACCAAGGTGAACAACATCCTGATGAACAACCGCCCGACCCTCAAGGACGGAACCGTCAACCCGCTGAGTGACGTCAAGGTCCGCCAGGCCCTGAACTACGCCACCAACAAGCAGGCGCTGATTCAGGTCGTGACCTACGGCACCGGCAAGGAAATGAAGTCCTACATGTCGTCCACCACGCCGCTGTTCGACGCGTCCCAGAAAGGCTACCCCTACGACCTCGCCAAGGCGAAGGCGCTGCTGGCCGCCTCGAAGTTCAAGAACGGCTTTGACGTGACGGTCCTCGCCACCAGCGGCAGTGCCGACGACCTCGCGCTGCTCACCGCGCTGCAGCAGATGTGGAGCGCGGTCGGCGTGCGGCTCAAGATCGAGCAGCTCGACGCGGCCACCAAAACCGCCCGTTACCGCGCCAACGACTTCCAGATGCGCACCGCCGCGTGGACGAACGACATCAACGACCCCTCGCAGATCACCAGCTACTACGCGCTGTACAGCAACATCGAATCGGTCCACACCGGCTTCAGGAGCGCCGAGATCGACAAGCTGTTCGCGCAGAGCCAGCAGGAGACCAGCCGCGTCAAGCGCGCCTCGCAGTACCGCACGATCCAGAGCCTGTACCTGAACGCCGCGCCCATCGTCTACCTGTACGAAACGCCGTACCCGGTGGCGCTCGCCAAAAACGTCCGCGGCTTCGTGCAGATCCCGCTGGGCAACAACATCTTCGCGGGCGCGTCCCTGGAGAAGTAA
- a CDS encoding AAA family ATPase: MTAPEATFVRDLRLSAEPDFAAFARALGGTLPLLEQLSRTPQDPEWHAEGDVAAHTDLVLAEGYRVAREQALNPDERLVLTLAAAFHDLGKALTTRRAEDGRGAARVISPRHADRGRSYLAYRLPDLGLPHAVTAAVMGLVGHHHDLGRTLTAGTARAYHRLARQMNLRLLYLLEQADVRGRVAPNRASALEDLELFRLGAEEFGVWAQPDPYAGWRDAVARDLAGFAPEYQDLVLAQGVLDYEAGRIQTPEEAVARGYAARRGFAQLVVTCGPSGAGKSSWVAEYLPDFEVVSLDRLRETLAGKRADQGVNGQVLQAAKAQLRAALRAGRRVVWDATNTRRDFRSLPLTLGFDYGALTTLVVFQPPLSSLFGRNPARVHAVPARVLAARVENAEFPYVTEAHRTVLLDEYFRALPAGPAGR; encoded by the coding sequence GTGACGGCGCCTGAGGCGACCTTCGTGCGTGACCTGCGGCTCAGCGCCGAACCGGACTTCGCGGCGTTCGCACGCGCGCTCGGCGGGACGCTCCCGCTCCTGGAGCAGCTCAGCCGGACGCCGCAGGACCCGGAGTGGCACGCCGAGGGCGACGTGGCGGCACACACCGACCTCGTGCTCGCTGAGGGGTACCGGGTGGCCCGTGAGCAGGCCCTGAACCCGGACGAGCGGCTGGTCCTGACGCTCGCCGCCGCGTTTCACGACCTCGGCAAGGCGCTGACCACCCGGCGGGCCGAGGACGGCCGCGGCGCCGCGCGGGTCATCTCCCCGCGCCACGCCGACCGGGGCCGCTCGTACCTCGCCTACCGCCTGCCGGACCTCGGGCTGCCGCACGCGGTGACCGCGGCGGTGATGGGGCTCGTCGGGCATCACCATGACCTGGGCCGGACCCTCACGGCCGGCACGGCCCGCGCGTACCACCGCCTCGCGCGGCAGATGAACCTGCGGCTGCTGTACCTGCTCGAGCAGGCAGACGTGCGCGGCCGGGTCGCGCCGAACCGGGCGTCGGCGCTGGAGGACCTGGAACTCTTCCGGCTGGGCGCCGAGGAGTTCGGCGTGTGGGCTCAACCCGACCCGTACGCCGGCTGGCGGGACGCGGTCGCGCGTGACCTCGCGGGCTTCGCGCCTGAGTACCAGGACCTCGTGCTCGCGCAGGGCGTGCTCGATTACGAGGCGGGGCGGATTCAGACGCCGGAGGAGGCCGTGGCGCGCGGATACGCTGCCCGCCGGGGCTTCGCGCAACTGGTGGTGACCTGCGGGCCGAGCGGCGCCGGCAAAAGCAGCTGGGTGGCGGAGTACCTGCCGGATTTCGAGGTGGTGTCCCTGGATCGGCTGCGTGAGACGCTGGCAGGAAAACGCGCCGATCAGGGCGTGAACGGCCAGGTGCTGCAGGCCGCCAAGGCGCAGCTGCGCGCCGCGCTGCGGGCCGGGCGGCGGGTGGTGTGGGACGCCACGAACACCCGCCGGGACTTCCGGAGTCTTCCGCTGACGCTCGGTTTCGACTACGGCGCGCTGACCACCCTGGTGGTGTTCCAGCCGCCGCTGAGCAGCCTGTTCGGGCGCAACCCGGCGCGGGTGCACGCCGTGCCCGCCCGCGTGCTGGCCGCGCGGGTCGAGAACGCCGAATTTCCCTACGTGACCGAAGCGCACCGGACGGTCCTGCTTGACGAGTACTTCCGGGCCCTGCCCGCTGGCCCGGCCGGCCGCTAG
- a CDS encoding RNA ligase family protein: protein MTRVKYPRTPHLPWSPGVGHGDTRMVDVRQFLGQEVVVTEKLDGENTTLYRDGLHARSLDPRPHPSRAWVKALQGRVGYRLPAGWRVCGENLYARHSLAYDDLASYFYLLSVWDDGNTCLSWDGTVRWAAELGVPTPRVLYRGLWDEALIRALTVDESRMEGYVVRTAAGFPFAAFAAHVAKWVRAGHVQTGAHWLHGAVTPNGLRREP, encoded by the coding sequence GTGACGCGCGTGAAGTACCCGCGCACGCCGCACCTGCCCTGGTCGCCCGGGGTGGGGCACGGCGACACGCGCATGGTGGACGTCCGGCAGTTCCTGGGGCAGGAGGTGGTCGTAACCGAGAAACTCGACGGGGAGAACACCACCCTCTACCGGGACGGGCTGCACGCCCGGTCCCTCGATCCAAGGCCGCATCCGTCGCGCGCCTGGGTGAAGGCCCTGCAGGGCCGCGTCGGGTACCGGCTGCCCGCAGGGTGGCGCGTGTGCGGCGAGAACCTGTACGCCCGGCATTCGCTGGCGTACGACGACCTCGCGTCGTACTTCTACCTGCTGAGCGTCTGGGACGATGGCAACACCTGCCTCAGCTGGGACGGCACCGTCCGCTGGGCCGCCGAGCTCGGCGTGCCGACGCCGCGCGTGCTGTACCGCGGCCTCTGGGACGAGGCGCTGATCCGAGCCCTGACAGTCGACGAGAGCCGCATGGAGGGGTACGTGGTCCGCACTGCGGCCGGGTTTCCCTTCGCGGCGTTCGCGGCGCACGTCGCCAAGTGGGTCCGGGCCGGGCACGTGCAGACCGGGGCGCACTGGCTGCACGGCGCCGTGACGCCCAACGGCCTGCGGAGGGAGCCGTGA